The DNA sequence CCGCCGCGACCGGGGACTTCGACGCCATGCGGCGGGACCTGAACCGGGGCGGACCGGCCCTCACGGTGGCCCGCTACATCCCGTTCATACGCGTCCAGGTGCGCGCCGCCGACACCCTGGCCGACACCGGCCAGGAGCTGGCCGCCTCGGCCAAGGCCCTGGTCGACACGGCCGGCCAGTTCGTGAGGCCTGCCAATCCCAACCAGCCCCTTTCCGACCCGGTTAAAGAGCTCCAACCCCTGCACTCCGCGGCGGCAACGGCCCTGTCGGCCCTGGACTCCGCCGCCGCCCAGGTGGCGAGCTTGAACGACGACCGGCTGGTCGGCCCCCTCAACTCCGCCCGGGCGGCCCTCGACCAGCACCTGCCACATCTCCTGGCCCGAGCCACCGACGCCGAGCAGGCCCTCCGGGCGTTCATCGTCTTCGCCGGCGGGGCCGGGCCCCGCCGATACCTGCTCCTGTCCCAGAATCCCGACGAAGTCCGTCCCACCGGGGGCTTCATCGGCACCTACGGGGTGATGAGCGCCAACAACGGCCACCTCTCCCTCGACCGCTACGACGCCATCGAGAACTGGTACCGGCCCCGCCCCAAAGCAGTGGTTCCTGAGAACCAGGCTCCCCCCATTTTCCAAATCGTGGGCTCCGACCAGAACCTGGCCAACATCAACGCCGAGCCCGACTGGCCGACCGACGCCCAGGTGGCAGAGGAGCTGTGGCAGCAAGGCGGTGAGGCGCCCGTCGACGGCGTCCTATCGATGACCCCCGCGTTCCTGGCCCGCGTGGTCGGCGTGCTCGGCCCCGTGTCGGTTCCCGCCTATGGAGAGACGGTGACCGGCGCCAACCTCATCCAGCGGGTCAACTTCTGGACCCACTCCGAAGCGGTGCTCCCCCAGCCTGGAGGGCGCAAGGAGTTCGTGGCTGCCCTGTCCCAGGTGGTGTTCCAGCGGCTTCTCGCAGCCCCGGCGTCACAGTGGGAGCCGCTGGCCGCCGCTGGGGCGGCAGGTTTCGACGCGGGGGAGGCGATGCTGTCCGCCGACGACCCTGACGTGGC is a window from the Acidimicrobiales bacterium genome containing:
- a CDS encoding DUF4012 domain-containing protein; amino-acid sequence: MSPRGRSALSRRRSRQRRGRSALAYRREAQKPPWVRLLGRYRLATWLVILVVAVAVVLIGVAAFFVERAAVAGRNGEQALLQAVSAVEHGPSTGITSSQIEAATSRVAAATGDFDAMRRDLNRGGPALTVARYIPFIRVQVRAADTLADTGQELAASAKALVDTAGQFVRPANPNQPLSDPVKELQPLHSAAATALSALDSAAAQVASLNDDRLVGPLNSARAALDQHLPHLLARATDAEQALRAFIVFAGGAGPRRYLLLSQNPDEVRPTGGFIGTYGVMSANNGHLSLDRYDAIENWYRPRPKAVVPENQAPPIFQIVGSDQNLANINAEPDWPTDAQVAEELWQQGGEAPVDGVLSMTPAFLARVVGVLGPVSVPAYGETVTGANLIQRVNFWTHSEAVLPQPGGRKEFVAALSQVVFQRLLAAPASQWEPLAAAGAAGFDAGEAMLSADDPDVAGPAANHGWDGGFPPKGSNGDFYFDSEFETTA